A window of Bacteroidota bacterium genomic DNA:
TAACAATATCACCTTCGCACACATTACCCGGGGGTATGGTAAAGGTTGGTACTGTATTAGGTATTACCGTAACATCATACGTTTTGGTAGTACCACAGTTTGATAGCGAATTATGATTATAAGTTACCGATACTGTATAAGTAGTTGGTGAGCCTACAGCAGGGAATGTAATGCTTGACGAGTAAGTACCCGCTGAAACTACTGGACCTGCCGGTGATACTGAAACGCTTGCCGAACCTGTTGGAGCTTGGTAAGCATGGTAATAGGTTTCAGTTGCGCCGCCGCAAACCAATGCAGGGCCGCTTATATCATCGCCGGTGGCTTTAGCAACCACGTTTACGTTCCATGTGCTGTTGCTGCCGTCGTTACAATATTCATTAGGGGTGTTGTTACCGGCAGTAATGCTTCCGGTACCCACTTGGTCCCAATCAATAGTTACCGAGTACGCATCGTAAGCAGTAATGGTTCCGCCTACAACACTCCAAGAAACATCGGTTGATGGAGCTCCGGCAGGGAAAATCAAATAATAAGTACGCGTGCTGCCTATACACTCAGTACCACTGTATGGTGCCATGGTGTATTGGGGCAATATTTTGGTTTCTTTCAATCCTTTGCCCTCGCAGCAGGTAAGTTCATGTTTTACATAAACTTCAACTTTAATAGTGCCTGAGTAAGCAGATGTGTTTACCCATAATTGGTTAGAAGTAGATGATTGAAGAACACCGTTCACCAGCCAGCTATAGCATGCACCTGCATAGTTAACAGTTGAGTATTCCATGTAGCCGGCTCCTGAGCATATTATATCCGGACCGGTAATAGGAATGTTTGTGCTGATAATAGGCACAACTTCGGTAGCGGTATTGGTACAAGTATATCCGCCGCCTAATACAGTAACGCTTACGGTACCCACAGGGCCTGAACCCCAAGTAACACAAACTTTATTTCCTGTGATTACGCGTAGAGACGGATCATCGCCAACAATGTTCCATACATAGGTTGCTCCGCCTATACTGGCGGTACTGTAGCACTGGCGGCTACCTTCGCAAATAGTTCCGGGGCATTCAATTTCAGGTTTTGTGCCTGAAACAATGGTAAAGGTGTGGCTTACTTTGTATTCACAACCTTCGTGAGTAGTAATAGTAAGAGTGGCAGTGTAAGTGCCGGTGAAAGCATATTGGTGTGACGCAGTTGGTAATGAAGTGGTTTCGGTATATCCGTCACCAAACTCCCAAAAATATGAATCAACACTGCTTAGTGGAGTAGTTCCGCTTGCATTAAAGTTTACGGGAGAGCTGATACAGTTTCCATCAATGGTAAATGCGGGAGTTGTTCCGGGGTTAATCGTCAACTCACACTCTTGTATGTTTTTACAGCCGTATATTTTATGAGTAATTTCGATGGTAATAGTACCAACGCCTGAAGTACCCCATACTACGCATACTTTGGTAGAATCAGGGCTAATAGAAACAATAGTGCCGTTAGTTACAGTCCAGTTCCAAGTATAGTCGGCTGCAACACCAAATTGGGCGTCGATAGTACCTTGGTAACAATCGTAGCTTCCGGCACAAACGCCGCAAGGCGCACCACCGCCGGGCACACCTTCATGTCCTTGTGTAGGATCTGATGTTCCGGCTTTGCCCCTTTTACAGCAGGGTAGATTGATAGAAGGAGGAGGAATCACCTTAATTTTAAAGGTGAAGGTTTTTGTACAACCGTCAGCGGTGGTAATGGTGTAGTTAAGATAGTTAACACCATAATTAGTCCATGTAACATCTACCGAAGTAGGGTTAGGGTTACTGGTAGTGCCTCCTTGAGCCGACCAACTGTATGATGCAGGAGGTATGGTTGTAGAGATGTTGTAGGTTGTTAACTCGTTTTGGCAAGCAAAATCATTAGTCAACAAGTTTACAACGGGAGTAGCCCCTACCGTAATAGTAGTAGTGTAGGTGCCGCCCGTAGCCACTAAAGTAACCGTATAAACACCCGGAGTAGTATAGGTGTGTACGGGGTTACAATCGGTGCTGGTGCCACCGTCGCCAAAAGTCCAGTTGTAACTGGGCCCGGCCAATTGGCTAAAATACTGCACCACCACAGGGGCGCAGCTTCCGTTAGTAATAAAGGTAAATCCTGCCGCAGGCATTGGCGCGGCAGCGGGTGGAGTTTCTGAACCGGGCGGAGCCAGTCGCTCTGCATTTACTGCCAGCGGCAGTGAAAACAGCAGAAAAATCCACACTCTTGCAAGAAAGTAAATGGGTTTTTTCATGATAGATAATTGGTTAGAAATGCAACAATTGAATGTGCAACTAAAGTACCGCCCCTTTTGTATATAAAAATCGGCGAGTTAGTATTTGCGATGTTTGGATTAGTATTTAACTACATAAGACCCAAAAACCTGAAAGTTTTGTCTTTGCGGGCTTGTGCAATTTCAAGGCGGGTGTTGTCTTTAAGGGTGATGTGGCTTTTACGTCCCCGTTCCACTGACTTTATATATACAGTGTTTACTAAATAACTTTGATGAATGCGGCAAAACGGATGGTCTTTCAGTAGGTTTTCGTAGAACTTCAACGTTTTAGATAGCAGGAACTTGCGTCTGTCGAGCAATAATATCTCAGTGTAGTTATTATTGGCTTTACAGTACACAATTGTATCTGCATCTACCATTTCGTAAGAGGTGCCTGTCCAAATCGGAATTCGTGCCTCCACAGAGGGTGCTACACCTGCCATGTTTGCAACGGTCACGGGTTGCCTGCCCATGCCTGCACGTGCCTTATATAGTGCTACTTCTAAATCAGCGCGGCGCAAAGGTTTCAATAAATAATCAACTGCATTGGCTTTTAATGCCTTTAGGGCATGCTGTTCACCATCAGAAAGCACTATTAGCTTAAATTTTTTGTGTTCGCACGCTTCTAATACGCTAAATACGTCAGTTGGCGGCAAATTGGCATCCATAAAAACAATTTCGGGAGTAATGGCATCAATTTGTATGCCTGCTGTTTGCGCATCTTCTGCTTCCCCTGCTATGCTTATAGTCGGGTCGGCTTTTTTCAACTGTAGTTTCAACAACTGTCTAAAGCCCTTATCTGCATCGGCAATTATGCATGTAGTAGTTACCATGGCCACGCGTTTTTACATTCATGACTTCTTTTCTCAAGTCACAAACAATACATTAATAGATATTCAATGATAACGAAATTAAACCGCCAAAACAAGCACAAAGCAATCCCTTTTGCCTATCCTATTCTGTTATGTAAGTTCAGTTGAAGGGGGCTCTATACTCTTTGCAACGCCTGTGAACAATAGTATTTGAGGTTTCAATGTGTATGAGCTCAGCTTTGTTTTACTTTGTCAAGTACTTGAGCCAAACGATTGTGTAAAGCACCGCTAACAGTTAATACCTCTACCCCAAAATCACCCACCCATTCGGTAATAGTTTCATTCACCCGGTAACGGAGTTCAGGTAAATCAGTATCCTTATATACTATTAAGTCGGGCTCTTCTATCGGAACAAAAATGAGAAGGTTTATACTGGCCATTATTTCTTCAACACGTTCATAATACGACTGAGTATTTATTCTGCTGTCAATAGCATTTATGTAGGCTAAGAAATCTATCGGGCACCTGTCAAAAACTACATTAGTTGCATTTGTACCAAGCTGCTTAATGGAATACTCCAATTGCTCAATAAAGTCATCCACGGTCGGTCTTTCAGAAAACTCGTATCCCAGTTCCTCCAACTCGTAATAAGGCTCCGCCCTGTGCTCGTAATCAGGCAAATGCTCTTGTAACGCCTCGGCTAATGTTGTTTTCCCTACTTTATGCGCACCTGTTATTGCAATTCTCATGGTTTATTCTCCGTCACTGTTTAATGTCAGACTGCTAATGTATTATTCTCTAACTAAAATCCCTTCTTATTTCAATTTCTTTACTAAGTAACGGACATTTATTTATCTTTGTAGCTAAGACACTTTTTATCTAAGATTTTATATGCATAACAACACCGTTATAGAAGTTAGAAAAATCAGTCAGTTATACGCCTATACTTCCTTACAGTTACACGAGGCGGTTTCTAAAAAAGCAGGGTTCACCGGTACCGACCACAAGTACTTGGGCTTCTTTTTACAAAAAGAGAGTTTAACCGCGGGGGAACTTGCTGCTTTAACAGGACTAACCACGGGGGCAGTAACAGGTTTGATTGACAGGTTTGAAAAAAAGAAACTGGTGAAACGCAGCTTTGATAAAAGTGATAGGCGAAAAGTTATTGTGGTGGCTAACAAGGATAAGATTACGGACCTATTGGCACCTTTTTACACAGCGTTTCAATTAGAGACCGAGAAGCTGATAGCAAGTTATACAGAAAGTGAACTTGCGGTGATTGAATCTTTTTTGGAAAGAAGTATTGAATTGATGAACCAAACCAAGGAAACCATTACTAAACCTTTGAATAATGAATAGCACTGAACCAGCAAACAACGTACACAGCCCTTTTGTGCAAACCTATTTTCATGGCACCAAAGCAAATCTTGCAATTGGTGATTTGATTGAGACAGGAGTTAACTCAAATTATGGGCAAAATAATAAGGCAAAGTTTATCTATTTAACGGCCACTTTGGATGCGGCAATTTGGGGTGCTGAACTTGCTTTGGGCGAGGGCAAGGAAAGGATTTATCTTGTGGAACCTACCGGAGCAATTGAGGACGACCCTAATTTAACCGACAAAAAATTTCCCGGAAACCCCACAAAATCGTACCGATCAAAGTATCCGTTTAAGGTGATTGGTGAAGTTACTGTTTGGAGTGGCCACCCGATAGAGCAAATTAACGCCATGAAAGAAGGGCTTGAACGTCTTAAGGAACAGGGTATTGAAGCTATTGAGGATTAATATAAAAACCACCCGCGCTGCGGGTGGTTTTGTAGCAGATAACTAATTACTTAACGTGTTTCACTTGTCCGGCCCCGTATTGTCTTACATCTTTCAGCACACCGTTGCCACTGTATAAAATAGTGCCGGTGCCATAATTGCTAATACTGATTTCTTTGTCGGCAAACAATTCCACATCACCTGTGCCCATGTTCTTAAATGTTACCTCATCAGCAATCATTTCTTTTGCCGAAATAGTACCAACGCCTTGATTCTTCATTTCCAGCTTCACGGTTTTGCCTTTCAGCGAAATGTTACCGGTGCCTTGGTGAATTACTTTAATGGCAGGAGCATCAAAGGCCAGCGAGGTGTTTCCCACACTTTGCACCCTTATGTCAAGCGGATTTGAAAGGGTAATGGTGCTTGGGCAAACTACATCCCCGTGGTTAGAACGCACATACAAAACATCAACCTGACGCAGGTATATTTTTATGTGGCATTTAGTAAAAACAGGCTTGCGCAGCTTGTTTTCGGTAGATACATACAGGCTTCGTCCTGCATTTCCTGCTTCAATAAACTCCATCAGATTTTCATCTGCCTCTACAATCACTTTTTCTTCGTCGGATTGTATTAATTCAGTAGTGCCGTTAACAGCAACGTGGAGCCTGATAAAAGAACTCACCTGGAGCTCTTTCGTAATAATTTTTTCGTTTCCTTTTACGTCGATCATTTGTCGTAATTTTTTAAAACTTACCATATAATTATTCGTTATCAGGACAGTACTTCACAGGTAAACCCGTTTTTTTGCACTAAGGTAATCACCTGTCGGCAATTTATCTGTCCTTTAACGACCTCAATTCTCAAAATGCGGTCACAGTCTTCTAAAT
This region includes:
- a CDS encoding response regulator transcription factor yields the protein MVTTTCIIADADKGFRQLLKLQLKKADPTISIAGEAEDAQTAGIQIDAITPEIVFMDANLPPTDVFSVLEACEHKKFKLIVLSDGEQHALKALKANAVDYLLKPLRRADLEVALYKARAGMGRQPVTVANMAGVAPSVEARIPIWTGTSYEMVDADTIVYCKANNNYTEILLLDRRKFLLSKTLKFYENLLKDHPFCRIHQSYLVNTVYIKSVERGRKSHITLKDNTRLEIAQARKDKTFRFLGLM
- a CDS encoding ATP-binding protein, which gives rise to MRIAITGAHKVGKTTLAEALQEHLPDYEHRAEPYYELEELGYEFSERPTVDDFIEQLEYSIKQLGTNATNVVFDRCPIDFLAYINAIDSRINTQSYYERVEEIMASINLLIFVPIEEPDLIVYKDTDLPELRYRVNETITEWVGDFGVEVLTVSGALHNRLAQVLDKVKQS
- a CDS encoding MarR family transcriptional regulator — encoded protein: MHNNTVIEVRKISQLYAYTSLQLHEAVSKKAGFTGTDHKYLGFFLQKESLTAGELAALTGLTTGAVTGLIDRFEKKKLVKRSFDKSDRRKVIVVANKDKITDLLAPFYTAFQLETEKLIASYTESELAVIESFLERSIELMNQTKETITKPLNNE
- the arr gene encoding NAD(+)--rifampin ADP-ribosyltransferase — translated: MNSTEPANNVHSPFVQTYFHGTKANLAIGDLIETGVNSNYGQNNKAKFIYLTATLDAAIWGAELALGEGKERIYLVEPTGAIEDDPNLTDKKFPGNPTKSYRSKYPFKVIGEVTVWSGHPIEQINAMKEGLERLKEQGIEAIED